One genomic region from Oryzias melastigma strain HK-1 linkage group LG19, ASM292280v2, whole genome shotgun sequence encodes:
- the rangap1b gene encoding ran GTPase-activating protein 1b isoform X2 codes for MLQRCYWSDMFTGRLRSEIPTALMSLGAALTSAGSRLTELDLSDNAFGPDGVKGIEPLLKSASCHTLRELRLNNCGMGIGGGKILAEALTECHRQSSALGAPLRLRVFMAGRNRLENEGASALAKAFKSMGSLEEVHLPQNGINHAGVTALAAAMRHNPELRVVNLNDNTFTKRGALAMAHALRPLRNVQVINFGDCLVRSEGAVALAAVLREGLPALREVNLSFGEITEAAALVVAQAVADKPSMEKVDLNGNCLGEDGCEALRDLMENVDKGDLLASLSDDEGEPDEEEEEDSESEEDEATDEESEEDGDIVKENGLTREDSPSKSQSQAELLTFLRCPSVEKLRELKAALQEQVQTSELHQAAEVLLQIASLYGEDPETKNSVLQAFDEVLKKLLSGSVLHSYCVLSTLLVRMGLLKGEGKVKKASVSPGHLLCLEHAVQQDVFSPHHASLLFAFTSRIREAPPSCRGASEKLNAALEKKCKH; via the exons ATGCTCCAG AGATGCTACTGGAGTGACATGTTTACTGGAAGGCTGCGCTCTGAAATCCCCACCGCTCTG ATGTCGCTCGGCGCCGCCTTAACGAGTGCCGGGTCCAGGCTAACGGAGCTCGATCTGAGCGATAACGCCTTTGGGCCGGACGGCGTGAAGGGAATCGAGCCGCTGTTGAAGAGCGCCTCCTGCCACACGCTGAGGGAGCTGCGGCTCAACAACTGCGGGATGGGAATCGGCGGCGGAAAG ATCCTGGCGGAGGCTCTGACCGAGTGTCACAGACAGTCGTCGGCCCTCGGAGCGCCGCTCAGGCTGAGGGTGTTCATGGCGGGGAGGAACCGGCTGGAGAACGAAGGAGCCAGCGCCCTGGCTAAGGCCTTCAAG TCGATGGGCAGCCTGGAGGAAGTCCACCTGCCCCAGAATGGGATAAACCACGCCGGCGTGACGGCGCTGGCTGCAGCCATGCGACACAACCCGGAGCTTCGGGTGGTGAACCTGAACGACAACACCTTCACCAAGAGAGGAGCGCTCGCCATGGCGCAC GCTCTGAGGCCCCTCAGGAACGTCCAGGTCATCAACTTCGGCGACTGTCTGGTCCGCTCCGAGGGGGCCGTGGCGCTGGCCGCCGTCCTGAGGGAGGGGCTGCCCGCGCTGAGG GAGGTGAACCTGTCGTTCGGGGAGATCACCGAGGCTGCCGCTCTGGTGGTGGCTCAGGCGGTCGCCGACAAACCCAGCATGGAGAAGGTGGACCTGAACG GTAACTGTCTAGGGGAGGACGGCTGTGAGGCTCTAAGGGACCTCATGGAGAACGTGGATAAAGGAGACCTGCTGGCCTCGCTCAG CGACGATGAAGGAGAACctgacgaggaggaggaggaagacagtGAAAGTGAGGAGGATGAAGCCACAGATGAGGAGAGCGAGGAAGATGGCGACATCGTTAAGGAAAACGGATTAACGAGAGAAGACAGTCCTTCAAAATCCCAGAGCCAG GCGGAGCTCCTGACCTTCCTCAGATGTCCGTCAGTGGAGAAGCTCAGAGAGCTGAAGGCGGCTCTGCAGGAACAG GTCCAAACCTCTGAGCTCCACCAAGCCGCTGAGGTTCTTCTACAGATCGCTTCTCTGTACGGCGAGGATCCAGAAACGAAGAACTCCGTCCTCCAAGCGTTCG ACGAGGTTCTGAAGAAGCTGCTGTCCGGTTCTGTCCTTCACTCGTACTGCGTCCTCTCCACGCTGCTGGTCCGGATGGGACTCCTCAAG GGAGAGGGAAAGGTGAAGAAGGCGAGCGTGAGTCCAGGTCACCTCCTGTGTTTGGAGCACGCCGTCCAGCAGGACGTCTTCTCGCCGCATCACGCCTCGCTGCTGTTCGCCTTCACGTCCAG gatccGTGAAGCCCCGCCGTCGTGCCGCGGCGCCTCCGAGAAGCTCAACGCCGCTCTggaaaagaaatgtaaacactga
- the rangap1b gene encoding ran GTPase-activating protein 1b isoform X1, which produces MASEDIAQLAETLSKVHVGDGELSYKGLGLKLDDAESVVELVRDIRQFSDLRALRLEGNTVGVEAAQTIAKALEDKEMLQRCYWSDMFTGRLRSEIPTALMSLGAALTSAGSRLTELDLSDNAFGPDGVKGIEPLLKSASCHTLRELRLNNCGMGIGGGKILAEALTECHRQSSALGAPLRLRVFMAGRNRLENEGASALAKAFKSMGSLEEVHLPQNGINHAGVTALAAAMRHNPELRVVNLNDNTFTKRGALAMAHALRPLRNVQVINFGDCLVRSEGAVALAAVLREGLPALREVNLSFGEITEAAALVVAQAVADKPSMEKVDLNGNCLGEDGCEALRDLMENVDKGDLLASLSDDEGEPDEEEEEDSESEEDEATDEESEEDGDIVKENGLTREDSPSKSQSQAELLTFLRCPSVEKLRELKAALQEQVQTSELHQAAEVLLQIASLYGEDPETKNSVLQAFDEVLKKLLSGSVLHSYCVLSTLLVRMGLLKGEGKVKKASVSPGHLLCLEHAVQQDVFSPHHASLLFAFTSRIREAPPSCRGASEKLNAALEKKCKH; this is translated from the exons ATGGCCTCAGAGGACATCGCTCAGCTGGCGGAGACTCTCTCCAAGGTCCACGTCGGGGATGGAGAGCTGAGCTACAAAGGGCTGGGTCTTAAGCTCGATGACGCCGAATCAG TGGTGGAGCTGGTGCGGGACATCCGGCAGTTCTCCGACCTGAGAGCTCTGCGGCTGGAGGGGAACACGGTGGGAGTGGAGGCCGCTCAGACGATCGCCAAAGCTCTGGAGGACAAAGAGATGCTCCAG AGATGCTACTGGAGTGACATGTTTACTGGAAGGCTGCGCTCTGAAATCCCCACCGCTCTG ATGTCGCTCGGCGCCGCCTTAACGAGTGCCGGGTCCAGGCTAACGGAGCTCGATCTGAGCGATAACGCCTTTGGGCCGGACGGCGTGAAGGGAATCGAGCCGCTGTTGAAGAGCGCCTCCTGCCACACGCTGAGGGAGCTGCGGCTCAACAACTGCGGGATGGGAATCGGCGGCGGAAAG ATCCTGGCGGAGGCTCTGACCGAGTGTCACAGACAGTCGTCGGCCCTCGGAGCGCCGCTCAGGCTGAGGGTGTTCATGGCGGGGAGGAACCGGCTGGAGAACGAAGGAGCCAGCGCCCTGGCTAAGGCCTTCAAG TCGATGGGCAGCCTGGAGGAAGTCCACCTGCCCCAGAATGGGATAAACCACGCCGGCGTGACGGCGCTGGCTGCAGCCATGCGACACAACCCGGAGCTTCGGGTGGTGAACCTGAACGACAACACCTTCACCAAGAGAGGAGCGCTCGCCATGGCGCAC GCTCTGAGGCCCCTCAGGAACGTCCAGGTCATCAACTTCGGCGACTGTCTGGTCCGCTCCGAGGGGGCCGTGGCGCTGGCCGCCGTCCTGAGGGAGGGGCTGCCCGCGCTGAGG GAGGTGAACCTGTCGTTCGGGGAGATCACCGAGGCTGCCGCTCTGGTGGTGGCTCAGGCGGTCGCCGACAAACCCAGCATGGAGAAGGTGGACCTGAACG GTAACTGTCTAGGGGAGGACGGCTGTGAGGCTCTAAGGGACCTCATGGAGAACGTGGATAAAGGAGACCTGCTGGCCTCGCTCAG CGACGATGAAGGAGAACctgacgaggaggaggaggaagacagtGAAAGTGAGGAGGATGAAGCCACAGATGAGGAGAGCGAGGAAGATGGCGACATCGTTAAGGAAAACGGATTAACGAGAGAAGACAGTCCTTCAAAATCCCAGAGCCAG GCGGAGCTCCTGACCTTCCTCAGATGTCCGTCAGTGGAGAAGCTCAGAGAGCTGAAGGCGGCTCTGCAGGAACAG GTCCAAACCTCTGAGCTCCACCAAGCCGCTGAGGTTCTTCTACAGATCGCTTCTCTGTACGGCGAGGATCCAGAAACGAAGAACTCCGTCCTCCAAGCGTTCG ACGAGGTTCTGAAGAAGCTGCTGTCCGGTTCTGTCCTTCACTCGTACTGCGTCCTCTCCACGCTGCTGGTCCGGATGGGACTCCTCAAG GGAGAGGGAAAGGTGAAGAAGGCGAGCGTGAGTCCAGGTCACCTCCTGTGTTTGGAGCACGCCGTCCAGCAGGACGTCTTCTCGCCGCATCACGCCTCGCTGCTGTTCGCCTTCACGTCCAG gatccGTGAAGCCCCGCCGTCGTGCCGCGGCGCCTCCGAGAAGCTCAACGCCGCTCTggaaaagaaatgtaaacactga
- the chadlb gene encoding chondroadherin-like b, whose product MSSDRSRPAAGPTPELEMLSPPSAVLLRLLLLCIPAARAAKCPQRCVCDQIQLTVACVNKNLTRVPPTLDEITVKLYLGGNDLQELPSGAFKHTPYLTHLTLQRSNIHRVREGAFRALGRLEFLNLAHNNIEILYQESFDGLSSLKKLMVDHNRLEEIQPGAFSQLGFLNLLSLTHNQLSYIPNMAFQGLQNIKWLRLSHNSLNNIENDAFAGLFTLTRLSLDHNELQFFPTETMTRLPEVTRLDLSFNPMTYLGEEAVSMSKLTHLFLDHMSLQDLVNTAVSKSPNLLHLDISHNQLRLIQPFSEGSPKLSRLHLDGNPLSCNCYLRPLREWAIRRKVKLVGVCGGPAHLSGESLEAVSPAQLRCQSQEAMLKAEFEEATRISPRTTEAPENKIKCPANCVCEDTHHSSCENRGHTKLPRGFSSSTRLLDLSGNHFHYIPANSFPALGQVVSLHLQRCKIVEVEGGAFAGMKGLIYLYLSQNQLSSLSSDAFKGLPQLTYLHLDRNHFTHFPRGAFKLLPSLLALHLENNSITTLEPGVMAGAESLRALYLTGNAVERVAPGALDEARDLDTLHLGGNKLKEVPAEALSRAGSIRDLQLSGNPIRWVGPNAFSALGNSLKELYLDHMGLERMSQDSLAGVGSGLRSLFLEGNQLEEVPDLHPLRSLEVINLADNPLMCDCPLLPLRMWIEKVNLKVRASCGNPPELRGQRVQDVPVFKACPGGETLPNPPNKTEPAMPRNRTKTKRRKSPIRKPGATKKRHA is encoded by the exons ATGAGCTCCGATCGCAGTCGACCTGCAGCTGGACCAACACCAGAACTAGAG ATGTTGTCTCCTCCCTCTGCCGTCCTGCTccgtctgctgctgctctgcatccCTGCAGCTCGAGCTGCCAAGTGTCCTCAGAGGTGCGTCTGCGACCAGATCCAGCTCACGGTGGCCTGCGTCAACAAGAACCTGACCCGGGTTCCTCCGACTCTGGACGAG atCACCGTGAAACTGTATCTAGGAGGAAATGACCTGCAGGAACTCCCCAGCGGGGCGTTCAAACACACCCCCTACCTGACTCACCTGACCCTGCAGCGCTCCAACATCCACCGGGTGAGGGAGGGGGCCTTCCGAGCCCTCGGCCGGCTGGAGTTTCTCAATCTGGCTCACAACAACATAGAGATCCTCTACCAG GAGTCTTTTGACGGTCTGTCCTCGCTCAAGAAGCTCATGGTGGACCACAACCGTCTGGAGGAGATCCAGCCAGGAGCCTTCTCCCAGCTGGGCTTCCTGAACCTCCTCTCCCTCACACACAACCAGCTGAGCTACATCCCCAACATGGCCTTCCAG GGACTGCAGAACATCAAGTGGCTCCGCCTCAGTCACAACTCTCTGAACAACATCGAGAACGACGCCTTTGCTGGACTCTTCACGCTCACCAGACTCAGTCTGGACCACAACGAGCTGCAGTTTTTCCCCACGGAAACCATGACCAG ACTGCCGGAGGTGACCCGCCTGGACTTGAGCTTCAACCCCATGACGTACCTGGGAGAGGAGGCGGTGTCCATGTCCAAGCTGACCCACCTCTTCCTGGACCACATGTCCCTGCAGGACCTGGTGAACACCGCCGTGTCCAAATCCCCCAACCTGCTCCACCTGGACATCAGCCACAACCAGCTGCGCCTCATCCAGCCGTTCTCCGAGGGCTCGCCCAAGCTTTCCCGCCTCCACCTGGACGGGAACCCCCTCTCCTGCAACTGCTACCTGCGTCCGCTCAG GGAGTGGGCGATTCGCCGGAAGGTGAAGCTGGTGGGGGTGTGTGGAGGGCCGGCTCACCTCTCAGGTGAGAGTCTGGAGGCCGTTAGCCCCGCCCAGCTGCGCTGCCAGAGCCAGGAGGCCATGCTGAAGGCGGAGTTTGAGGAGGCCACTAGGATCTCGCCGCGGACCACGGAGGCGCCGGAGAACAAGATCAAGTGTCCAGCCAACTGCGTCTGTGAG GACACGCATCACTCGTCCTGTGAGAACCGCGGTCACACCAAACTCCCTCGAGGCTTCTCCTCCTCCACGCGCCTCCTTGACCTGAGCGGGAACCACTTCCACTACATCCCAGCCAACAGCTTCCCGGCTCTCGGCCAGGTGGTGTCTCTGCACCTTCAGCGCTGCAAGATCGTGGAGGTGGAGGGAGGGGCCTTCGCCGGCATGAAGGGGCTGATCTACCTGTACCTGTCCCAGAACCAGCTCAGCTCTCTCAGCTCCGACGCCTTCAAAG GTCTTCCTCAGCTGACGTACCTCCACCTGGACCGGAACCACTTCACCCATTTCCCCAGAGGAGCCTTCAAGCTGCTGCCCAGCCTGCTGGCTCTTCACCTGGAGAACAACAGCATCACCACGCTGGAGCCGGGGGTCATGGCGGGGGCGGAGTCTCTCAGAGCCCTTTACCTGACCGGGAACGCCGTCGAGCGCGTGGCGCCGGGGGCTCTGGATGAGGCGCGGGATCTGGATACGCTCCACCTGGGCGGGAACAAGCTGAAGGAGGTTCCCGCCGAGGCGCTGAGCCGCGCCGGGAGCATCAGGGACCTCCAGCTGTCGGGGAACCCCATTCGGTGGGTGGGGCCTAACGCCTTCTCGGCGCTGGGGAACTCGCTGAAGGAGCTGTACCTGGACCACATGGGTCTGGAGAGG ATGTCCCAGGACTCCCTGGCAGGAGTGGGATCCGGGTTGAGAAGTCTGTTTTTGGAGGGGAACCAGCTGGAGGAGGTCCCGGACCTCCACCCGCTCAGATCTCTGGAGGTCATCAACCTGGCTGACAATCCTCTGATGTGTGACTGCCCCCTGCTGCCGCTCCGCAT GTGGATCGAGAAGGTCAACCTGAAAGTGCGGGCCTCCTGCGGCAACCCTCCAGAGCTGAGGGGTCAGCGGGTGCAGGACGTCCCCGTGTTCAAGGCCTGTCCCGGAGGAGAGACGCTCCCCAACCCCCCCAACAAGACGGAGCCCGCGATGCCGAGGAACAGAACCAAAACCAAGAGACGCAAGAGTCCGATCAGAAAACCGGGAGCCACGAAGAAACGCCACGCTTGA